The following proteins come from a genomic window of Gehongia tenuis:
- a CDS encoding peptidoglycan DD-metalloendopeptidase family protein, whose amino-acid sequence MLPIRGDKKYVPNASGGIRTRSSGLFMGPGRGPELPKAEEPKVEEPKKKRKIKRPFIYVLVCILALTLGFTGFKLLYDPHMTAYQVLLDGFEIGVVADASQLPELFGTLQDEKEQDIGVPLVRDQELTIEPVKVMAENVASEDQIESNLSRYLTDTVEAEGVYVNGQLAVVTQTEEDAQWVLEQALEPYEQIKTEKDVKDIKFLENVETKPVEVSYERVQAKEEAYTTLTVGSNEHQEYTVKKGDTLWSIAQNNDIRISDIRKANPEVSATDVINVGQKLDLTVTQNLVNVQYVETLTREEELKYETEVQQDDTMYNTQKKVIQEGKIGKRQVVTEVTKVNGVEVSNKVVQETVLEPAVNEIIAKGTKEPPKDTPASSGGGGTSASGFGWPTSGPLTSGYGTRWGRLHAGIDIAVATGTPVYASKSGTVIASGWYSGYGKLVKVDHGNGQVTYYAHNSKLLVNTGTKVSKGQLLCLSGNTGNSTGPHCHFEIRINGSPVNPMKYLP is encoded by the coding sequence TTGCTGCCCATACGGGGCGATAAGAAATATGTCCCCAACGCGTCCGGCGGTATCCGCACGCGAAGTTCCGGTCTTTTCATGGGACCGGGCCGGGGACCCGAACTGCCCAAGGCCGAGGAGCCGAAGGTGGAGGAGCCCAAGAAAAAACGAAAAATCAAGCGTCCGTTTATCTATGTGCTGGTGTGCATTCTTGCACTCACCCTAGGCTTTACGGGCTTTAAGCTGCTGTACGATCCCCACATGACCGCCTATCAGGTGCTGCTGGATGGGTTTGAGATCGGCGTGGTGGCCGACGCCTCTCAGCTGCCCGAGCTGTTTGGGACGCTGCAGGACGAGAAGGAGCAGGATATCGGCGTGCCCTTGGTCCGCGATCAGGAACTGACCATTGAGCCGGTGAAGGTCATGGCGGAAAACGTGGCGAGTGAGGACCAGATTGAGTCCAATCTGTCCCGCTACCTCACCGATACGGTGGAGGCGGAAGGCGTTTACGTGAACGGTCAGCTGGCCGTGGTAACCCAGACGGAAGAGGATGCTCAATGGGTGCTGGAACAGGCGCTGGAGCCCTACGAACAAATCAAGACGGAAAAGGATGTCAAGGATATCAAATTCCTGGAGAACGTGGAAACCAAGCCTGTGGAGGTCTCCTACGAACGTGTCCAGGCAAAGGAGGAGGCTTACACCACCCTCACCGTTGGCTCCAATGAGCACCAGGAATACACTGTCAAAAAGGGCGACACCCTTTGGAGTATTGCGCAGAACAACGATATTCGCATCAGCGATATTCGAAAGGCCAACCCCGAAGTTTCCGCCACGGACGTGATTAACGTGGGACAGAAACTGGATCTGACGGTGACCCAGAACCTGGTCAATGTGCAGTATGTGGAAACCCTCACCCGGGAAGAGGAGCTCAAATATGAGACCGAGGTCCAGCAGGATGACACCATGTACAACACCCAAAAGAAGGTCATCCAGGAGGGCAAGATCGGAAAGCGCCAAGTGGTGACGGAAGTGACCAAGGTCAACGGCGTGGAAGTGAGCAACAAGGTGGTTCAGGAAACGGTGCTGGAGCCCGCGGTGAACGAGATCATCGCGAAAGGAACCAAGGAGCCGCCCAAGGATACGCCTGCGTCCAGCGGCGGCGGCGGAACGTCCGCCTCTGGCTTTGGCTGGCCCACCTCCGGTCCGCTGACCAGCGGCTACGGCACACGCTGGGGCCGGCTGCACGCCGGCATCGATATCGCGGTGGCCACCGGCACCCCCGTATACGCATCCAAGAGCGGTACGGTGATCGCCTCCGGCTGGTATTCGGGCTACGGCAAGCTGGTTAAAGTGGACCATGGCAACGGCCAGGTCACCTATTACGCTCACAACAGCAAGCTTTTGGTGAACACGGGAACCAAGGTGAGCAAGGGCCAGCTCCTGTGTCTGTCCGGCAACACGGGAAACAGTACAGGTCCCCACTGCCATTTCGAGATCCGTATCAATGGCTCGCCGGTAAATCCCATGAAGTATCTGCCTTAA
- a CDS encoding magnesium transporter CorA family protein: protein MVRITKTVDRKLVDVEEFEPGIWAHLTAPTARELEEVSSLLNLDMDLVKAALDEEERARVEVDGDHTLIIVDIPIVEKGSKTSMYTTLPLGIVLTEDCICTVCLKETPLINDFFSGRVRNFYTTKRTRFILQLLYNNATKFLAYLRQIDKASTRVEEELHKSMKNKELIEMLRLEKSLVFFSTSLKGNELVLEKLFRMDYIEKYPEDTDLLEDAIIENKQAIEMCTIYRDILSGTMDAFASVISNNLNIVMKFLAAVTILLALPTVVSGLWGMNFDVIPLSNNPMGFWMVTGGVAVIVGVVALIMVKKNMF, encoded by the coding sequence ATGGTTCGGATCACGAAAACGGTGGACAGGAAACTGGTGGACGTGGAGGAGTTTGAGCCGGGTATCTGGGCTCATTTGACGGCGCCCACGGCTCGGGAGCTGGAGGAAGTCAGCTCGCTGCTCAACTTGGATATGGACCTGGTCAAGGCCGCGCTGGACGAAGAGGAACGGGCCCGCGTGGAGGTGGACGGCGATCACACACTGATCATCGTGGATATTCCCATTGTGGAAAAGGGCAGCAAAACCAGCATGTACACCACGCTGCCCCTTGGCATCGTGCTGACGGAGGACTGCATCTGCACCGTGTGTCTGAAGGAGACGCCCCTTATCAATGATTTTTTCAGCGGCCGGGTGCGCAACTTTTACACCACCAAGCGTACGCGGTTCATTTTGCAGCTGCTCTACAACAACGCCACCAAATTCTTGGCGTACCTTCGACAAATTGATAAGGCGTCCACCCGAGTGGAGGAAGAGCTCCATAAATCCATGAAGAACAAGGAACTCATCGAGATGCTGCGCTTGGAAAAGAGCTTGGTGTTCTTTTCCACGTCTCTTAAGGGCAATGAACTGGTTCTGGAGAAACTGTTTCGTATGGATTATATCGAAAAGTATCCCGAGGACACCGATCTGCTGGAGGATGCCATCATTGAAAATAAACAGGCCATTGAGATGTGTACCATCTACCGGGACATTCTCTCCGGTACGATGGATGCTTTTGCGTCGGTGATTTCCAACAACCTCAATATCGTGATGAAGTTTCTGGCGGCGGTGACCATTCTTTTGGCGCTTCCCACGGTGGTCAGCGGACTTTGGGGCATGAATTTTGATGTGATACCGCTCTCGAACAATCCCATGGGTTTTTGGATGGTTACCGGCGGCGTGGCTGTGATCGTGGGCGTGGTAGCCCTCATCATGGTCAAAAAGAATATGTTTTAG
- a CDS encoding FmdB family zinc ribbon protein encodes MALLRFQCEDCGKKFEELVMGSKTVKCPDCQSARVKRAYEGKCYFGSSGAAGTGGCSGSCATCAGCHH; translated from the coding sequence ATGGCACTGCTGAGATTTCAGTGTGAGGATTGCGGCAAGAAGTTTGAGGAATTGGTGATGGGCAGCAAGACCGTGAAATGCCCGGACTGCCAGAGCGCCCGGGTGAAACGGGCCTATGAGGGCAAGTGCTACTTCGGTTCCTCCGGCGCCGCCGGAACGGGCGGCTGCAGCGGTTCCTGTGCGACCTGCGCCGGCTGTCACCACTAG
- a CDS encoding UDP-N-acetylglucosamine 1-carboxyvinyltransferase, protein MEKILIRGGIPLKGKVRVSGAKNAAVAIMPAAILSGGVCTIDNLPYINDTIIIADILKSMGADVEFGKDGRAVIDAAGIHDYSPNPEHVQKMRASYYLLGALLGRFGRAEVALPGGCNIGARPIDQHLKGLTALGAKIEVEHGMLIGRADKLVGTEVYLDVVSVGATINIMLAAVYAEGVTTIVNAAKEPHVVDLASFLNNMGAKIKGAGTDTIRVTGVPRLKGCSYSIIPDQIEAGTWMIAAAATGGDVVVENIIPVHMEAVVAKLLEMGVKVDEGEDSLRVYCVGRPRAINIKTLPYPGFPTDLQQPMTVLLSTAAGVSVITENIFESRYKHINEIRRMGASIKVEDRVAIVEGVDQLTAAPVTATDLRAGAALVVAGLMAKGVTEIGNVKYIDRGYEDMVGKLIGLGADVKRVKG, encoded by the coding sequence TTGGAAAAGATCTTAATTCGCGGGGGGATTCCCCTGAAGGGTAAGGTGCGGGTCAGCGGCGCCAAGAATGCGGCGGTGGCCATCATGCCCGCCGCCATCCTGAGCGGCGGCGTATGCACCATCGATAATCTGCCCTATATCAATGATACCATCATCATTGCCGACATCTTGAAGAGCATGGGCGCGGATGTGGAGTTTGGCAAGGACGGCCGTGCGGTGATTGACGCCGCGGGTATCCATGACTATTCCCCAAATCCTGAGCATGTGCAGAAGATGCGGGCGTCCTACTACCTTTTGGGCGCGCTGCTGGGCCGGTTCGGCCGGGCGGAAGTGGCGCTTCCCGGCGGATGCAACATCGGCGCACGGCCCATCGACCAGCACCTTAAAGGGCTCACCGCTCTTGGGGCCAAGATTGAAGTGGAACACGGCATGCTCATCGGCCGGGCCGATAAACTGGTGGGCACGGAAGTCTATTTGGATGTGGTGAGCGTGGGCGCCACCATCAACATCATGCTGGCGGCGGTGTACGCCGAAGGCGTGACAACCATTGTCAATGCGGCCAAGGAGCCCCACGTGGTGGATTTGGCCAGTTTTCTCAACAATATGGGCGCCAAGATCAAGGGCGCGGGCACCGATACCATCCGGGTGACCGGCGTGCCGAGGCTTAAGGGATGCAGTTATAGCATCATTCCGGACCAGATCGAGGCAGGGACCTGGATGATTGCGGCGGCGGCTACCGGCGGGGACGTGGTGGTGGAAAACATCATTCCCGTGCATATGGAGGCTGTGGTGGCAAAACTCCTCGAGATGGGCGTCAAGGTGGATGAAGGGGAGGATTCCCTGCGGGTGTACTGCGTGGGCCGTCCCCGGGCCATCAACATCAAGACGCTGCCCTATCCCGGATTTCCCACGGACCTGCAGCAGCCCATGACGGTGCTGCTCTCCACGGCAGCCGGTGTGTCGGTGATCACAGAGAACATCTTTGAATCCCGCTATAAACACATCAATGAGATCCGGCGCATGGGCGCCAGCATCAAGGTGGAGGACCGGGTTGCCATCGTGGAAGGCGTGGATCAGCTCACGGCGGCGCCGGTGACGGCGACGGATCTTCGGGCCGGTGCGGCGTTGGTGGTGGCGGGCCTCATGGCCAAGGGCGTTACGGAGATTGGCAACGTCAAATACATTGATCGGGGCTATGAGGATATGGTGGGCAAGCTCATCGGGCTCGGCGCCGACGTGAAGCGGGTCAAGGGATGA